ACGTGCATGGCGATGTGGTTGGCCACCGCACCACCGCAGGGGACCTCGCTGAACAGGCGCTCGATCTCGGACTTCGACTTGCTGAAGATGTAGGCCGCGAGCGGCTTCTCACCCTCGTTGATGATCGCGATCGCGTGGTCGAGGGAGTCGACGTCGATGATCGGCAGGATCGGGCCGAAGATCTCGCCCTGCATGACCGGTGCGGTGCGGTCCGGGTTCACCACCACGGTGGGCTCGATCGCGATCGAGGTCTCGTCCGCGTTGCCGCCGGTCTCGGGCTTGAGCCCCTTGAGCAGGCCGGTCAGCCGCTGGAACTGACGCTCGTTCACAACGCGCTGCTTCTCCGGCGCGCCGGCGCGCATGTCGGACATCGCCTTCTTGAGTTCCGCGGCGAACTCCTCGCGGACGCTCTTCTCGACCAGCAGGTAGTCCGGCGCGACGCAGGTCTGGCCCGAGTTGAGCAGCTTGCCGAAGGCGATGCGACGGGCGGCGACGCCGAGGTCGGCGTTCTTGGTGACGATGACCGGGCTCTTGCCGCCGAGCTCCAGGACGACCGGAGTCAGGTGCGGCGCGCACGCCTCGGCGATCTTGCGACCGATCTCGGTGCCACCGGTGAAGAAGACCAGGTCCATCTTCTGGTCGATCAGCTGCTGGGTGATCGCGGCGTCACCCTCCAGGACCGCGATCGCCTCCGAGTCGAGGTACTCGGGGATCAGGCGCGCCAGTACCGCGGAGGCGGCCGGGGCGT
Above is a window of Sporichthya brevicatena DNA encoding:
- a CDS encoding aldehyde dehydrogenase family protein, which translates into the protein MTSVADRSTESTTTDPGAQLAADTVLRLRAVHRTGRTLPLEWRKRQLEGIIRLVTERESELAEALASDLGRTPHETWFGDIASTVGEAEYALKHLKKWMKPTRTGVPLALMPGKASYRYEPLGTVLVIGPWNYPFYLTLGPLIGAVAAGNCCVVKPSEHAPAASAVLARLIPEYLDSEAIAVLEGDAAITQQLIDQKMDLVFFTGGTEIGRKIAEACAPHLTPVVLELGGKSPVIVTKNADLGVAARRIAFGKLLNSGQTCVAPDYLLVEKSVREEFAAELKKAMSDMRAGAPEKQRVVNERQFQRLTGLLKGLKPETGGNADETSIAIEPTVVVNPDRTAPVMQGEIFGPILPIIDVDSLDHAIAIINEGEKPLAAYIFSKSKSEIERLFSEVPCGGAVANHIAMHVLAPQLPFGGVGYSGMGAYHGKWGYEAFSHRKATLKMPTKPDLKLMYPPYSERDQKILRKLA